Proteins encoded together in one Impatiens glandulifera chromosome 1, dImpGla2.1, whole genome shotgun sequence window:
- the LOC124945552 gene encoding histone-lysine N-methyltransferase family member SUVH9-like — protein MPLYAKPFGHYGRDISGGKEKVAVLIFNDIDSDIIGPTFYPTSLVLYFLVLLVLQLAVTVSVAVMIIVYVLNGGDFAFDNQGHLVRGKPVVVECGPSCRCHPSCRNCVSQKGLRYMFKVFRSIETSWGARSLDLIQARSFTCEYAGIVLTKRQS, from the coding sequence ATGCCTTTGTATGCCAAACCTTTTGGACATTACGGTCGTGATATTTCTGGTGGGAAGGAAAAAGTGGCGGTTCTTATATTTAACGATATAGACAGTGATATAATTGGGCCAACTTTCTATCCTACATCACTAGTGCTTTATTTCCTCGTACTGTTAGTTTTACAGTTGGCTGTGACTGTGTCCGTGGCTGTAATGATAATTGTGTATGTGCTTAATGGAGGTGATTTTGCATTCGATAATCAGGGACATCTGGTGAGAGGAAAGCCTGTAGTAGTTGAATGTGGTCCTAGTTGTCGCTGTCATCCAAGTTGCAGAAATTGCGTATCTCAAAAAGGATTGAGATACATGTTTAAAGTTTTCAGGTCTATTGAAACGAGCTGGGGTGCTAGATCACTGGATCTGATTCAAGCTAGGTCTTTTACATGCGAATATGCTGGAATCGTTCTCACAAAGAGGCAATCCTAG